Below is a genomic region from Candidatus Neomarinimicrobiota bacterium.
ATCTTTCGACTTTAACAGACGACTAAGATTATTCGATTTATCTCTTATCTTTTTATGGACTTGTTTATTGACTCCGTCGGTTACTCTGAGCACCACCGTTGGACTGACGTTAGAGGCGATAAATTCTCCTGCTGACCCGCTGATATTGTACCCCTTTGAGGAATCTTCAACGGTTCCCGGTAAAAATCCATGAAATGCGATAACTGTCAATTTGTATTCTCCATTAAGCAGAAACTCCGACCCTGGAATAGTGTGGGAATTAATTGTAGGGTTCAGATATCCGCTTTCATAATCATCATCATTGTTAATATTGCTCTCCAACAATATCAGAACAGATGAAGCGCTCGATGGTTTTTTCCACGAAACTGTTAATGCTTGATTCGCCGGATGATCGGAGGTATCCGGCAGTCCGGTAATAGTTGGTTCGGACGGCATAATAGCGGTACCATTTGCTATTTCTACTCCGTTATGGCTGACTGTTAACTCATATTTCCTGCCGACTTTGTATATCATAGAGCCTGTGGTGTCGGAATAAAGTTCGTTGAACTGATAGAATAATTCAACTTCATTTATTTTTACTATGGCATCTGTAACAGCGCCGTCTTTATAAACCGTCACATTAGCGCATCCAAAAAATCCTAATTGAGATATATTTGCTTTTACCAGATAATTGTTGGTCGGAACATTTACCAAAACTTCGTTCGTTTCTAAGTTAGGCTCGGTGGAATTACTGCAACTTTGAAAAGACACGGAAACAGAGATATATATTAAAAACATATAATATACAATCCGGCTCATGGCGCACCTTTTTTTAGAGATAAATTCACCCGTCGGCAGCATCTTGGTATCATAATGCCGCCGATGTCTATTGCTATTTGCCTGTCCGACTTATGCAGGGCGTGACTGAAACAGCCTAAGCTGTTATTATTAAGTTCTTTTTAGGAAATCAGCCTTAGAACATCATTCCGACGAACGCCTGAATCCCGTTTGTTTTGAGGGAGGCATCACCACCTTCCGCAGCATCAAGGTCAAGGATGTCCGACAGTCCCAATGAGTAACGAACTTCACCAAACATATTATTCATTGTCATACCGACGCCTACATTGACAGCTATTTCTATTGATTTTAGATCGTCTTTTATATCTACCTCTCCAAACGGACTCTCAACGTCCGCGCTGAGGAGAAAGCCAAATTCCGGCCCGGCTACGACATAAGGAGTCATATCCGCATCCCCGGAACCCAATTTATATCTTCCCATCACCGGAACTGATAAATAAGCTAAATTTACCTTCGTATCCAAGTCATCATCTTTCGAACCTTTCAGGAGATACATGACCTCTACCTGTAGATCCAATACATCTGAAAGCGGATATAGCATTATTCCACCTACTCCGAACTTGATGGCGGCATCTGCATCCTCCCCCGGATCCACGGAGAGATTCGCTAAGTTTAGACCTCCCTTCACACCGAACTGCATTGCGCCATCCTGTGCGTTAGTTGGCTGAATCGCTATCGCCAAAACGAAAATGACAACGAACCCAGCTATGATTAGTTTTTTCATTGTATTCTCCTTTTCGTGTGTTTCTTGTTACGGTCATTGACTAACATCAGTTCAACTGATACGCGAACTCGTAAATACTTTTGCTGTAACGATTTTTGACAAATAACTATTATGCTTTACCCCCCTTTGGTCAAACATAATCGATATTACTATAAAATGTGCTAAATTGAGAATGTACAAACAACATAGCGTTTTATTTATTATGTGCAAGAGAATTTTAAAATACTTCAGGCTTACGGCGATGATATTGTGAAAATCAGAGTTACTTCAACAGCAACATCTTCTTCGTGGAAATGATGCCATTTTGCTTTAACTGATAGAAGTAAACTCCACTGGCATAGCGAGTTGCATCCCAACTAAACGAATGTGCGCCTGCATTAAGATTGCCGTCGGCAAGGCGGACAACCTCCTCTCCACTCAGATTATATATAGTCAGTAGCGTATGCCCCGATCGCGGCAGATCGAAATTAATCGTAGTCTCAGGATTAAACGGATTAGGATAATTTTGGCTCAAGCGAAAATCGTTCGGCGTGAATTCTTCATCAACAACAGAAACAAAAAACCGATATGAATAGAGTGATCTTAAAAATGGCTCCCACGTATTGGCAATCCAAAAATCGTTTATTATCTCTTGGAGATTTCCTCTTTGCTCGGTCGTCTGTACAGTTATGCGTAAGACATTTGTCCAAACGCTGTCAATCGACTCCTCAGCTACGCTCAATAAAATAGTGCCGATGCTATTAAGGTTTGATATCGTCCGCAAACTATCTTCCCAGTGTCCTGCTGTCGTGTCAATCGCTATCCACCTGTCGGTACGAAATTCGCTAACATAGTCAAGTCCATCATAAACCCAAACATCCCGCTCTACCTTGAAAAATTCGTAAGATGATTGTTCATCGCCGCTTGGACCGTTAACAAAATATTCAATCTCAATCACGTTCCCGGTGGAGTCGAAGGTGTAGCTGTCCAGAACATCGTTAACCCATATATCCACTGTCCACAATTGCCTGATAATCTGCTGAAGTGTATCGGTTGTTTGAACATAGGAGTACAGATTTTGAGATACAT
It encodes:
- a CDS encoding T9SS type A sorting domain-containing protein, with amino-acid sequence MTTAEKALEFEQSVIPHLKIILKENYDTNASLNENIFKIPTFLNSQAADSVNEEIITQIDTAGVWENIAKLSFIYNNQMLIRNIITSFWNGTAWENFIRFRFSYNAAGDITQFVFTFWAIDSWLPVSVNRVSYDDNGFLTEELLQLWDGTSWVNDSRVTNTYTQSGLLDISLSQDWVARSWENVSQNLYSYVQTTDTLQQIIRQLWTVDIWVNDVLDSYTFDSTGNVIEIEYFVNGPSGDEQSSYEFFKVERDVWVYDGLDYVSEFRTDRWIAIDTTAGHWEDSLRTISNLNSIGTILLSVAEESIDSVWTNVLRITVQTTEQRGNLQEIINDFWIANTWEPFLRSLYSYRFFVSVVDEEFTPNDFRLSQNYPNPFNPETTINFDLPRSGHTLLTIYNLSGEEVVRLADGNLNAGAHSFSWDATRYASGVYFYQLKQNGIISTKKMLLLK
- a CDS encoding PorT family protein, whose translation is MKKLIIAGFVVIFVLAIAIQPTNAQDGAMQFGVKGGLNLANLSVDPGEDADAAIKFGVGGIMLYPLSDVLDLQVEVMYLLKGSKDDDLDTKVNLAYLSVPVMGRYKLGSGDADMTPYVVAGPEFGFLLSADVESPFGEVDIKDDLKSIEIAVNVGVGMTMNNMFGEVRYSLGLSDILDLDAAEGGDASLKTNGIQAFVGMMF